In Halobaculum magnesiiphilum, the following proteins share a genomic window:
- a CDS encoding ornithine cyclodeaminase family protein, whose amino-acid sequence MHVLDDDAVASLLSLEALLPVIEEAFLKQGRGEVERPERPHFPVGEGLDGRNEPAGTGLAMPAYVHGDPAYATKLASVFPGNADPAVDRPTVQAQVLLTDASNGAPLALLAGERITNARTGCIGGLAARELAAGSGPVDLAVIGAGQQARWQTRAIDAARGVDRARIYSPTPDSREGCAADLRSEGIAAETVDTAEAAVRDADVVVTATTSETPVFPGEALADGALVIAVGAYEASMRELDRATFERADRAFADVPEEVAAVGDIVDNEVDPARLTPLSAVFEGEAGRESADELIVVESVGSAVLDTATANYLWGEASEENGVEVAF is encoded by the coding sequence ATGCACGTCCTCGACGACGACGCGGTCGCCTCGCTGCTCTCGCTTGAGGCCCTCCTCCCGGTGATCGAGGAGGCGTTCCTGAAGCAGGGCCGCGGCGAGGTGGAGCGTCCCGAGCGACCGCATTTCCCGGTCGGCGAGGGGCTCGACGGCCGCAACGAGCCCGCGGGCACCGGGCTCGCGATGCCGGCGTACGTCCACGGCGACCCGGCGTACGCGACGAAGCTCGCGTCCGTGTTCCCCGGGAACGCCGACCCCGCGGTCGACAGACCGACGGTGCAGGCGCAGGTGCTGCTCACCGACGCGTCGAACGGCGCCCCGCTCGCGCTGTTGGCCGGCGAGCGCATCACCAACGCCCGAACGGGCTGCATCGGTGGGCTCGCGGCGCGGGAGTTGGCCGCCGGATCGGGTCCGGTGGACCTCGCGGTGATCGGCGCCGGCCAGCAGGCGCGCTGGCAGACCCGCGCGATCGACGCGGCCCGCGGCGTCGACCGGGCGCGGATCTACTCGCCGACGCCCGATTCGCGGGAAGGCTGCGCGGCGGACCTCCGGAGCGAGGGGATCGCCGCCGAGACCGTCGACACGGCGGAGGCGGCCGTCCGCGACGCAGACGTGGTCGTCACCGCGACGACCAGCGAGACGCCGGTGTTCCCGGGCGAGGCGCTCGCCGACGGCGCGCTGGTGATCGCCGTGGGCGCCTACGAAGCGTCGATGCGGGAACTCGACCGCGCGACGTTCGAGCGGGCCGACCGAGCCTTCGCTGACGTTCCCGAGGAGGTCGCGGCCGTCGGCGACATCGTCGACAACGAGGTCGACCCCGCGCGGCTGACGCCGCTGTCGGCGGTGTTCGAGGGCGAGGCCGGCCGGGAATCGGCCGACGAGCTGATCGTCGTCGAGAGCGTCGGCTCGGCGGTGTTGGACACGGCGACCGCGAACTATCTGTGGGGAGAAGCGAGCGAGGAGAACGGGGTGGAGGTCGCGTTCTGA
- a CDS encoding dihydrolipoamide acetyltransferase family protein, which produces MAEKEFKLPDVGEGVAEGELVNWLVAPGDTVTEDQPVAEVETDKALVEVPSPYNGTVKELHAEEGQMVPVGDVIITYDVDEDGEEDTAAAADDAGESESGSEPVADADADAGTDADADSDVDAGVDADADADTADEAPAPSSGRVFAPPSARRLARELGVDIAAVEGSGPGGRVTEGDVRAHAESDGTEDVAEGDSSGPKSVDIENTRSAVSEAGDAGAAGDADAAADDTAPSPAPSSVEAAGRDRTLAVPATRKAAEDAGVDLNDVPTDETRDGEAFVTADQVQQYAQAVTEAKAAESAAGADDAGASASAAASGNGAAAGSREPESVPYRGVRRTIGQQMETSKYTAPHVTHHDTAVVDELVDVRASLKERAAERDVKLSYMPFVMKALVAGLKEFPYLNSELREDDEEILLKKEYNLGIAVATDAGLMVPVVKHVDEKSILELADEVNDLAARARERKVTREEMQGGTFTITNFGAIGGEYATPIINYPETAIMGLGAIDERPVAEDGEVRAAHTLPLSLSIDHRVIDGAEAGRFTNFVMERLERPELLLLE; this is translated from the coding sequence ATGGCCGAGAAGGAGTTCAAGCTCCCCGACGTCGGCGAGGGCGTCGCCGAAGGGGAACTCGTCAACTGGCTGGTCGCCCCCGGCGACACGGTCACCGAGGACCAGCCGGTCGCGGAAGTCGAGACCGACAAGGCGCTCGTGGAGGTCCCGTCCCCGTACAACGGGACGGTGAAGGAACTGCACGCCGAGGAGGGCCAGATGGTCCCCGTCGGCGACGTGATCATCACCTACGACGTCGACGAGGACGGCGAGGAGGACACCGCCGCCGCTGCCGACGATGCGGGCGAGTCCGAATCCGGATCCGAACCGGTCGCCGACGCGGACGCTGACGCCGGCACCGACGCGGACGCGGACTCCGACGTCGACGCCGGTGTCGACGCCGACGCCGACGCCGACACAGCCGACGAGGCGCCCGCGCCCTCCTCGGGCCGGGTGTTCGCGCCCCCGTCCGCCCGACGGCTCGCCCGTGAGCTCGGCGTCGACATCGCCGCCGTCGAGGGGAGCGGCCCCGGCGGCCGCGTCACCGAGGGCGACGTGCGAGCGCACGCCGAGTCGGACGGGACCGAGGACGTCGCCGAGGGCGACTCCTCGGGCCCGAAATCGGTCGACATCGAGAACACGCGGTCGGCCGTCTCCGAGGCGGGGGACGCCGGCGCCGCCGGCGACGCCGATGCCGCCGCGGACGACACCGCGCCGTCGCCGGCTCCGTCGTCCGTCGAGGCCGCCGGACGCGACCGCACGCTCGCGGTGCCGGCGACCCGCAAGGCCGCGGAGGACGCGGGCGTCGACCTGAACGATGTGCCGACCGACGAGACGCGCGACGGCGAGGCGTTCGTGACGGCCGATCAGGTCCAGCAGTACGCGCAGGCCGTGACGGAGGCGAAGGCCGCGGAGTCGGCCGCCGGCGCCGACGACGCCGGCGCGTCCGCCTCCGCCGCCGCGTCGGGCAACGGCGCCGCCGCGGGCTCCCGCGAGCCGGAGTCGGTGCCGTACCGCGGCGTCCGCCGCACCATCGGCCAGCAGATGGAGACCTCGAAGTACACGGCGCCGCACGTCACCCACCACGACACCGCCGTCGTCGACGAGCTGGTCGACGTGCGCGCGAGCCTGAAGGAGCGCGCCGCCGAGCGCGACGTGAAGCTCAGCTACATGCCGTTCGTGATGAAGGCGCTCGTGGCCGGGCTCAAGGAGTTCCCGTACCTCAACTCCGAGCTCCGCGAGGACGACGAGGAGATCCTCCTGAAGAAGGAGTACAACCTCGGGATCGCCGTCGCGACCGACGCGGGCCTGATGGTCCCCGTCGTGAAACACGTCGACGAGAAGTCGATCCTCGAACTCGCCGACGAAGTGAACGACCTCGCCGCGCGCGCCCGCGAGCGGAAGGTCACCCGCGAGGAGATGCAGGGCGGAACCTTCACGATCACCAACTTCGGCGCCATCGGCGGCGAGTACGCGACGCCGATCATCAACTACCCCGAGACGGCGATCATGGGGCTCGGCGCCATCGACGAGCGCCCCGTCGCCGAGGACGGCGAGGTGCGCGCGGCCCACACCCTCCCGCTGTCGCTGTCGATCGACCACCGCGTCATCGACGGCGCCGAGGCCGGCCGGTTCACGAACTTCGTGATGGAGCGGCTGGAGCGCCCAGAGCTGCTGCTGTTAGAGTAA
- a CDS encoding alpha-ketoacid dehydrogenase subunit beta, with the protein MSTQEQEATQNLTLVQSVRDALATEMELDDDVLVMGEDVGKNGGVFRATEGLYDEFGENRVIDTPLAESGIIGTAVGMAAMGLKPIPEIQFSGFAYPGFDQIVSHMARLRTRSRSRYTLPMVLRMPYGGGIRAPEHHSESKEAFYTHEAGLKVVMPSTPYDTKGLLISSIRDPDPVVFMEPKLIYRAFRGDVPEGDYEVPIGEAKTRREGSDVSVFTYGAMTRPTLEAAEELAEEGIDAEVVDLRTVSPMDREAIVESFKKTGRACVVHEAPKTGGLAGEITATLQEEALLYQEAPIKRVTGYDVPYPLYALEDYYLPNAARVADGIKEAVEF; encoded by the coding sequence ATGAGCACGCAAGAGCAAGAAGCCACGCAGAACCTGACGCTGGTACAGTCGGTCCGCGACGCGCTCGCGACCGAGATGGAGCTGGACGACGACGTGCTCGTCATGGGCGAGGACGTCGGCAAGAACGGCGGCGTCTTCCGCGCCACCGAGGGCCTGTACGACGAGTTCGGCGAGAACCGCGTCATCGACACCCCGCTGGCGGAGTCGGGCATCATCGGCACCGCCGTCGGCATGGCCGCGATGGGCCTGAAGCCGATCCCCGAGATCCAGTTCTCCGGGTTCGCCTACCCCGGCTTCGACCAGATCGTGAGCCACATGGCCCGGCTGCGCACGCGCTCGCGCAGCCGCTACACGCTCCCGATGGTGCTGCGCATGCCCTACGGCGGCGGCATCCGCGCGCCCGAGCACCACTCGGAGTCGAAGGAGGCGTTCTACACCCACGAGGCCGGGCTGAAGGTGGTCATGCCCTCGACGCCGTACGACACCAAGGGGCTGCTCATCTCGTCGATCCGCGACCCCGACCCGGTCGTGTTCATGGAGCCGAAGCTCATCTACCGCGCCTTCCGTGGCGACGTGCCCGAGGGCGACTACGAGGTACCGATCGGTGAGGCGAAGACCCGCCGTGAGGGCTCGGACGTGTCCGTGTTCACCTACGGCGCGATGACCCGCCCGACCCTCGAGGCCGCCGAGGAGCTGGCCGAGGAGGGTATCGACGCCGAGGTCGTCGACCTTCGCACCGTCTCCCCGATGGACCGCGAGGCCATCGTCGAGTCGTTCAAGAAGACCGGCCGCGCGTGCGTCGTCCACGAGGCGCCCAAGACGGGCGGGCTCGCGGGCGAGATCACCGCGACGCTGCAGGAGGAGGCGCTGCTGTACCAGGAGGCGCCGATCAAGCGCGTCACCGGCTACGACGTGCCGTACCCGCTGTACGCGCTGGAGGACTACTACCTCCCGAACGCGGCGCGAGTCGCCGACGGTATCAAGGAGGCCGTGGAGTTCTAA